A genomic window from Engraulis encrasicolus isolate BLACKSEA-1 chromosome 14, IST_EnEncr_1.0, whole genome shotgun sequence includes:
- the rpl32 gene encoding 60S ribosomal protein L32 produces the protein MPALRPLTKPKIVKKRTKKFIRHQSDRYVKIAQNWRKPRGIDNRVRRRFKGQMLMPNIGYGSNKKTKHMLPTGFRKFLVHNVKELEVLMMSNKTHCAEIAHNVSSKNRKLIVERAAQLAVKVTNPNARLRSEENE, from the exons ATGCCGGCCCTCAGACCCCTTACAAAACCTAAAATCGTAAAAAAGAGGACTAAGAAGTTCATCAGACATCAGTCGGATCGCTATGTCAAGATTGCG CAAAACTGGAGGAAGCCCAGAGGTATTGACAACAGGGTCCGCAGGCGATTCAAGGGCCAGATGTTGATGCCTAACATCGGTTATGGTAGCAACAAGAAGACCAAGCACATGCTGCCCACCGGCTTCAGGAAGTTCCTTGTCCACAACGTCAAAGAACTCGAAGTCCTCATGATGAGCAACAA gaCACACTGTGCTGAGATCGCCCACAACGTGTCCTCCAAGAACAGGAAGCTCATTGTGGAGAGGGCCGCTCAGCTGGCCGTCAAGGTTACCAACCCCAACGCCAGGCTGCGCAGCGAGGAGAACGAATAA